The Saccharothrix variisporea genome has a segment encoding these proteins:
- a CDS encoding WXG100 family type VII secretion target: MSGFETDLAKLTAGAADFGAFAERAGTIFGDLGGLLDSFGACWGSDAIGQSFASSHVQPSTDALTSLGDLGREFGGIGERLTETARTYRAAEDGTATSFGAI; this comes from the coding sequence ATGAGCGGTTTCGAGACCGACCTCGCCAAGCTGACCGCCGGCGCCGCCGACTTCGGCGCGTTCGCCGAGCGGGCCGGGACGATCTTCGGCGACCTGGGCGGCCTGCTCGACTCGTTCGGCGCGTGCTGGGGCTCCGACGCCATCGGGCAGAGCTTCGCCTCGTCGCACGTCCAGCCGTCCACCGACGCCCTGACGAGCCTCGGCGACCTCGGCCGCGAGTTCGGCGGCATCGGCGAACGCCTCACCGAGACCGCCCGCACCTACCGCGCGGCGGAAGACGGCACCGCAACCTCCTTCGGCGCGATCTAA
- a CDS encoding TNT domain-containing protein has product MGIELPAELAEVAAKAGVTWPQADEDALRSSAAAWREAGTKLSALAGESDGAASRALTGLSGETGEAARRRWTAFTGPDGKLHQAVRGCHAAADRLDHAAQQVGAAKVELVRELVTLAKNNDAANQAAAAGHPTALLGLDTVVRGTAANVAHLTDTLTHAVRLDSGVQVGGRPLLDVNPGVHGPSHDVPPAGPGEGAPGAPADGRGGSSGGLLGGGGLLGGGQQPGSGGLLGGILDGGQTQQAPGQAVPGQAVPGQAVPGQAVPGQPGQGGGGLLGRVVETVAAPVAGVVNPVLDTTGQVVNGAVEVVGDTAQAAADVLPGNEGPHGGEGPHGRVDGPGRPQQAPGLVPGLVDQVASPVLGGNGPAGPVAPAVETVVRAADTVTQSAAAVLDRPLLPTETPHAPAAQPAAQVPNTPQGPGLGAPGGNLGGGGGLGGGLGGGLGGGLSGGGPSGGLAGGVSGGGAAAPAAGAAASGAAAAASGQTASQAGQAANQAQSQAGQQAARAGQPVAGGPGGAAQGGAAQGGGGQGGSGSAGSSASQGQSGTQNTSPSQGNQSGQGQSGQGQGGSAKDAAGAAKDPAKDAAKAAEQAAYGLAVVPLARDLVVRGGQAQAFLPGWTPGQAAPGTPAHGYTGQGNPAGGSAYGSMSGVLGTGPAVSLELPGAPQKAGQTAQPSDEFVALFLLHMFPGGTLPPARRTPARQLPTPSEEQEFASGLRFEPQGHPDGDLVDASARPLPKFVHGPGGEPDAELLHDYDALAGMHERDWDRRFLVRADPPEYAWPPGELFPEGGYEAGQPGVLAVGVELDRFGTPEGRVLSELGTPFAQRSLPPAALDAGYHRYRVLRELPVWFTLSAEWFGQPGGGVRYRTTYPVAELVAFGYLEEVR; this is encoded by the coding sequence ATGGGGATCGAGCTGCCGGCCGAGCTGGCCGAGGTCGCCGCGAAAGCGGGCGTGACCTGGCCGCAGGCCGACGAGGACGCGTTGCGCTCGTCCGCCGCCGCGTGGCGCGAGGCGGGCACCAAGCTCTCCGCGCTGGCCGGCGAGTCCGACGGCGCGGCGTCCCGGGCGCTGACCGGCCTGTCCGGCGAGACCGGCGAGGCGGCCCGCCGCCGCTGGACCGCGTTCACCGGCCCGGACGGCAAGCTCCACCAGGCCGTGCGCGGCTGCCACGCCGCCGCCGACCGCCTGGACCACGCCGCGCAGCAGGTCGGCGCGGCCAAGGTCGAACTGGTCCGCGAACTGGTCACCCTGGCCAAGAACAACGACGCCGCCAACCAGGCCGCGGCGGCCGGCCACCCGACCGCGTTGCTGGGCTTGGACACGGTGGTGCGCGGCACGGCGGCCAACGTGGCGCACCTGACGGACACCTTGACGCACGCGGTCCGGTTGGACAGCGGGGTCCAGGTCGGCGGTCGCCCGCTGCTGGACGTGAACCCCGGCGTGCACGGGCCGTCGCACGACGTGCCCCCGGCCGGTCCCGGTGAGGGCGCTCCCGGTGCTCCGGCTGACGGGCGCGGTGGGTCTTCGGGCGGGTTGCTCGGGGGTGGCGGGTTGCTCGGTGGTGGGCAGCAGCCGGGGTCGGGCGGGTTGCTCGGCGGCATCCTCGACGGTGGCCAGACCCAGCAGGCTCCCGGGCAGGCGGTCCCCGGGCAGGCAGTTCCCGGGCAAGCAGTTCCCGGGCAGGCGGTTCCCGGTCAGCCGGGTCAGGGTGGTGGTGGGCTGCTCGGCCGCGTAGTCGAGACGGTCGCCGCGCCCGTGGCCGGGGTGGTGAACCCCGTGCTCGACACGACCGGCCAGGTGGTCAACGGCGCGGTCGAGGTCGTCGGCGACACCGCGCAGGCCGCGGCGGACGTGCTGCCCGGCAACGAAGGTCCGCACGGTGGCGAGGGCCCGCACGGGCGCGTGGACGGACCCGGACGCCCGCAGCAGGCACCCGGACTGGTCCCGGGTCTGGTGGACCAGGTCGCGTCGCCGGTGCTCGGCGGGAACGGCCCGGCCGGACCGGTCGCGCCGGCCGTGGAGACGGTCGTGCGCGCGGCGGACACCGTGACCCAGTCGGCGGCGGCCGTCCTCGACCGTCCCCTCCTGCCGACCGAGACCCCGCACGCACCCGCCGCCCAACCGGCCGCGCAGGTGCCGAACACGCCGCAGGGCCCCGGCTTGGGTGCTCCCGGCGGCAACCTCGGCGGTGGCGGTGGTCTGGGTGGCGGACTGGGTGGCGGTCTCGGCGGTGGCTTGAGCGGCGGTGGCCCGAGCGGTGGTCTCGCGGGCGGTGTGAGCGGTGGCGGCGCGGCTGCTCCGGCGGCCGGTGCGGCGGCGAGCGGTGCGGCGGCGGCTGCTTCCGGCCAGACCGCGAGTCAGGCGGGCCAGGCCGCGAACCAGGCGCAGTCCCAGGCCGGGCAGCAGGCGGCTCGCGCCGGGCAGCCGGTCGCGGGCGGGCCGGGTGGTGCTGCCCAGGGTGGTGCGGCGCAGGGTGGTGGTGGCCAGGGCGGGTCCGGCTCGGCGGGTTCGAGCGCGAGCCAGGGCCAGAGCGGCACCCAGAACACCAGCCCGAGCCAGGGCAACCAGAGCGGCCAGGGCCAAAGCGGCCAGGGCCAGGGCGGTTCGGCGAAGGATGCCGCCGGTGCGGCCAAGGACCCGGCCAAGGACGCCGCCAAGGCCGCGGAACAGGCCGCCTACGGGCTCGCCGTCGTCCCGCTGGCCCGCGACCTCGTGGTCCGCGGCGGTCAGGCGCAGGCGTTCCTGCCGGGCTGGACCCCCGGCCAGGCCGCGCCCGGGACCCCGGCCCACGGCTACACCGGTCAGGGCAACCCGGCGGGCGGGTCGGCGTACGGGTCGATGTCCGGCGTGCTCGGGACGGGTCCGGCGGTCTCCCTGGAACTGCCCGGCGCACCGCAGAAGGCCGGCCAGACCGCGCAGCCCAGCGACGAGTTCGTCGCCCTGTTCCTGCTGCACATGTTCCCCGGCGGCACCCTGCCGCCCGCCCGGCGCACCCCGGCACGCCAGCTGCCGACTCCGTCCGAGGAGCAGGAGTTCGCCTCGGGCCTGCGGTTCGAGCCGCAGGGGCACCCCGACGGCGACCTGGTCGACGCGTCCGCGCGCCCGCTGCCGAAGTTCGTCCACGGTCCGGGCGGCGAACCGGACGCCGAGCTGCTGCACGACTACGACGCCCTGGCCGGCATGCACGAACGCGACTGGGACCGCCGGTTCCTGGTCCGCGCCGACCCGCCGGAGTACGCGTGGCCGCCGGGCGAGCTGTTCCCCGAGGGCGGGTACGAGGCCGGGCAGCCCGGCGTGCTCGCGGTGGGGGTCGAGCTGGACCGGTTCGGCACGCCCGAGGGCCGGGTGCTGTCCGAGCTGGGCACGCCGTTCGCGCAGCGCTCGCTGCCACCGGCCGCGCTGGACGCGGGCTACCACCGCTACCGGGTGCTGCGCGAGCTGCCGGTGTGGTTCACGCTGTCCGCCGAGTGGTTCGGGCAGCCCGGCGGCGGGGTGCGGTACCGGACGACCTACCCGGTGGCCGAGCTGGTCGCCTTCGGGTACCTGGAGGAGGTTCGATGA
- a CDS encoding acyl-CoA carboxylase subunit beta translates to MSSATAPIGEEPDVHTTAGKLADLYRRNDEAVHAGSARAVEKQHAKGKKTARERIELLLDPGSFVELDELARHRSTNFGQERNRPYGDGVVTGYGTVDGRPVCVFSQDVTVFGGSLGEVYGEKIVKVMDLAIKTGRPIVGINEGGGARIQEGVVSLGLYGEIFRRNVAASGVVPQISLIMGANAGGHVYSPALTDFVVMVDQTSHMFITGPDVIKTVTGEDVGFEELGGGRTHNTKSGNAHYLGSDEEDAISYVKELLSYLPANNMSEPPVFDAPDDVVHGSVEDSITDEDRELDTLIPDSANQPYDMHEVITRVLDEGEFLEVQPLFAPNILIGFGRVDGHSVGVVANQPTQYAGCLDIDASEKAARFVRTCDAFNIPVLTFVDVPGFLPGTDQEWNGIIRRGAKLIYAYAEATVPLVTVITRKAYGGAYDVMGSKHLGADINLAWPTAQIAVMGAQGAANIVHRKTLANAAAEGQDVEALRAQLQQEYEDTLCNPYVAAERGYIDSVIPPSYTRSYVARALSMLRDKRETLPPKKHGNIPL, encoded by the coding sequence ATGAGCAGTGCGACCGCCCCCATCGGCGAGGAGCCGGACGTCCACACCACGGCCGGGAAGCTGGCCGACCTGTACCGCCGCAACGACGAGGCCGTGCACGCAGGGTCCGCGCGGGCGGTGGAGAAGCAGCACGCCAAGGGCAAGAAGACCGCCCGCGAGCGGATCGAGCTGCTGCTCGACCCGGGGTCGTTCGTCGAGCTGGACGAGCTGGCCCGGCACCGCTCGACCAACTTCGGCCAGGAGCGCAACCGCCCGTACGGCGACGGCGTCGTCACCGGCTACGGCACGGTCGACGGCCGCCCGGTGTGCGTGTTCAGCCAGGACGTGACCGTCTTCGGCGGCTCGCTCGGCGAGGTCTACGGCGAGAAGATCGTCAAGGTGATGGACCTGGCCATCAAGACGGGCCGCCCGATCGTGGGAATCAACGAGGGCGGCGGCGCACGCATCCAGGAGGGTGTCGTCTCGCTGGGCCTCTACGGCGAGATCTTCCGCCGCAACGTGGCCGCCTCCGGCGTCGTCCCGCAGATCTCGCTGATCATGGGCGCGAACGCGGGCGGGCACGTGTACTCGCCGGCGCTGACCGACTTCGTGGTGATGGTCGACCAGACCTCGCACATGTTCATCACCGGCCCGGACGTCATCAAGACCGTCACCGGCGAGGACGTGGGCTTCGAGGAGCTCGGCGGCGGGCGCACGCACAACACCAAGTCAGGCAACGCCCACTACCTCGGCTCGGACGAGGAGGACGCCATCTCCTACGTCAAGGAGCTGCTGTCCTACCTGCCCGCGAACAACATGTCCGAGCCGCCGGTGTTCGACGCGCCCGACGACGTGGTGCACGGCTCGGTCGAGGACTCGATCACCGACGAGGACCGCGAGCTCGACACGCTCATCCCGGACTCGGCGAACCAGCCCTACGACATGCACGAGGTCATCACCCGCGTGCTGGACGAGGGCGAGTTCCTGGAGGTCCAGCCGCTGTTCGCGCCGAACATCCTGATCGGCTTCGGCCGCGTGGACGGCCACTCGGTGGGCGTGGTGGCCAACCAGCCGACCCAGTACGCGGGCTGCCTGGACATCGACGCCTCGGAGAAGGCGGCGCGGTTCGTGCGGACGTGCGACGCGTTCAACATCCCGGTGCTGACGTTCGTGGACGTGCCCGGCTTCCTGCCCGGCACCGACCAGGAGTGGAACGGCATCATCCGGCGCGGCGCGAAGCTGATCTACGCCTACGCGGAGGCGACCGTCCCGCTGGTCACCGTGATCACCCGCAAGGCGTACGGCGGCGCGTACGACGTCATGGGCTCCAAGCACCTGGGCGCGGACATCAACCTGGCGTGGCCCACGGCGCAGATCGCCGTCATGGGCGCGCAGGGCGCGGCGAACATCGTGCACCGCAAGACGCTGGCCAACGCCGCCGCCGAGGGGCAGGACGTCGAGGCGCTGCGGGCGCAGTTGCAGCAGGAGTACGAAGACACCCTGTGCAACCCCTACGTCGCCGCGGAACGTGGTTACATCGACAGTGTGATCCCACCGTCGTACACGCGGTCCTACGTCGCGCGGGCGTTGTCGATGTTGCGCGACAAGCGGGAAACGCTGCCGCCCAAGAAGCACGGGAACATCCCGCTATGA
- a CDS encoding GNAT family N-acetyltransferase, translating to MKAVELTADTWPLLVDLFGPNGAVTGCWCTFFLRDRADWRAGQGDGNRDFLHSRLGDPLGVLAVEDEAALGWVAVAPRPYYPRLATMKAAAGDYPADTWSVTCFFIHRTARRRGVAKFLLEEAVLFAAERGAKHVEGYPVDTGGAKKGSGDLYHGTLAMFLDAGFGLVERKGTNRALVRRAV from the coding sequence ATGAAGGCCGTCGAGCTGACCGCGGACACGTGGCCGCTGCTGGTGGACCTGTTCGGCCCCAACGGCGCGGTCACCGGCTGCTGGTGCACGTTCTTCCTGCGCGACCGCGCCGACTGGCGGGCCGGCCAGGGCGACGGCAACCGCGACTTCCTGCACTCCCGCCTGGGCGACCCGCTCGGCGTGCTGGCGGTGGAGGACGAGGCCGCCCTGGGCTGGGTCGCCGTCGCGCCGAGGCCGTACTACCCCCGGTTGGCGACGATGAAGGCGGCGGCCGGCGACTACCCGGCCGACACGTGGTCGGTGACGTGCTTCTTCATCCACCGCACCGCCCGGCGGCGCGGGGTGGCGAAGTTCCTGCTGGAGGAAGCGGTCTTGTTCGCGGCCGAGCGGGGCGCGAAGCACGTCGAGGGCTACCCGGTGGACACGGGCGGCGCCAAGAAGGGCTCCGGCGACCTCTACCACGGCACGCTCGCGATGTTCCTGGACGCCGGATTCGGCCTGGTGGAACGAAAAGGCACGAACCGGGCGCTGGTGCGCCGAGCGGTCTGA
- a CDS encoding YbaB/EbfC family nucleoid-associated protein, with the protein MTTDHRAQVDELLADYRRSRDQLASVQRDLAKVTASATSPDGTVTATVGPQGTLTDLELTDAAYRLRPAQLAQVIVRTAQDAAAKAAERTYRAMAPVLPAGTDPEALVRGTADLRPEEIAPPAPKRRPVVEDDEDFEQRDWLNVETTGGPR; encoded by the coding sequence GTGACGACCGATCACCGAGCCCAGGTTGACGAGCTGCTGGCCGACTACCGGCGCAGCCGGGACCAGCTCGCGTCCGTGCAGCGCGACCTGGCGAAGGTGACCGCGTCCGCGACCAGCCCGGACGGCACGGTCACCGCGACCGTCGGCCCCCAGGGCACGCTGACCGACCTGGAGCTGACCGACGCCGCCTACCGGCTGCGGCCCGCGCAGCTCGCCCAGGTGATCGTGCGGACCGCCCAGGACGCCGCCGCCAAGGCCGCCGAGCGGACCTACCGGGCGATGGCCCCGGTGCTGCCCGCCGGCACCGACCCCGAAGCCCTCGTGCGCGGCACGGCCGACCTGCGGCCCGAGGAGATCGCACCGCCCGCGCCCAAGCGGCGGCCGGTCGTCGAGGACGACGAGGACTTCGAGCAGCGCGACTGGCTGAACGTCGAGACCACCGGGGGACCGAGATGA
- a CDS encoding acyl-CoA carboxylase subunit epsilon: MSEPRESERPYLRVVRGNPSDEELAALTAVVATLGTDQAEEPAPRRSAWADPTRLVRRPLPHGPGAWRASGLPG; the protein is encoded by the coding sequence ATGAGCGAGCCGCGCGAATCGGAGCGCCCGTACCTGCGCGTGGTCCGGGGCAACCCCTCGGACGAGGAACTCGCGGCCCTGACGGCCGTCGTCGCCACCCTGGGCACCGACCAGGCGGAGGAGCCCGCCCCGCGCCGCTCGGCGTGGGCCGACCCGACCCGCCTGGTCCGCCGCCCGCTGCCGCACGGCCCCGGCGCCTGGCGCGCCTCCGGCCTGCCCGGCTGA
- a CDS encoding biotin--[acetyl-CoA-carboxylase] ligase → MSTPLDADVLRERLVGTHYAKLDVVASTGSTNADLRRETTDRSVLIAEEQTAGQGRRGRTWTSPGGGIYLSALFRPDDVPPQRLPWLTLIAGVALVRTAASVGVQATLKWPNDLLVGDRKAAGVLAEITADHAVVVGIGLNVAKLPTGIEPGAGGLEPTSLADNTDQDLDRTEIATTLLDELAHLERAWRDAHGDPHASGLYDEYVRECSTLGRRVRVDLSAGQLSGTAQDLEVDGTLLVRDDDGVDHPVSAGDVVHLRVR, encoded by the coding sequence GTGAGCACGCCACTAGACGCCGATGTCCTCCGCGAACGGCTCGTCGGCACGCACTACGCCAAGCTCGACGTCGTCGCCTCCACCGGCTCGACCAACGCCGACCTGCGCCGCGAGACCACGGACCGGTCCGTCCTCATCGCCGAGGAGCAGACCGCCGGCCAGGGGCGCAGGGGCCGCACGTGGACATCACCCGGTGGTGGGATCTACCTGAGCGCTCTGTTCCGGCCTGACGATGTCCCGCCGCAGCGACTTCCCTGGTTGACCTTGATCGCCGGGGTCGCGCTCGTCCGGACCGCTGCGAGCGTTGGCGTCCAGGCCACCCTGAAGTGGCCCAACGACCTGCTGGTGGGCGACCGGAAGGCGGCCGGCGTGCTGGCCGAGATCACCGCCGACCACGCGGTCGTCGTCGGCATCGGCCTCAACGTCGCCAAGCTCCCCACCGGCATCGAGCCGGGCGCGGGCGGGCTGGAGCCGACCAGCCTGGCGGACAACACCGACCAGGACTTGGACCGCACCGAGATCGCCACCACCCTCCTGGACGAGCTCGCCCACCTCGAACGCGCCTGGCGCGACGCCCACGGCGACCCGCACGCCTCCGGCCTGTACGACGAGTACGTGCGCGAGTGCTCCACGTTGGGCCGCCGGGTCCGCGTCGACCTGTCCGCCGGGCAGCTGTCGGGCACCGCCCAGGACCTGGAGGTCGACGGCACGCTGCTGGTCCGCGACGACGACGGCGTCGACCACCCGGTTTCCGCCGGGGACGTGGTGCACCTGCGGGTACGGTGA
- a CDS encoding ATP-binding protein, which translates to MRSRILRAILLAVAVTGFALGIPLGYTALRLVEDGARGDLSVRAQRIAALIDDQIATGRPIDLAPVEVGVPEGGHLVVTSSGGRKELGPAPGDDPLTVEVPIAQQGTVRLEVPSGPMHTSQYQVAALVVLLVVLSVGTGTVVATVTARRLAAPLRHVAVRAARLGAGDFRRDDRRHGVEELDLVAEALDRSAGALALLVQRERELVGDVSHQLRSRLTALQLRLEALAEHPEAETALEARAALEQAERLAEVLNELLAAARAARAVGAEPLDLRSELTAIAEEWREPLRGGGRALRVRVPEGLLARATPARLREAIGVLLDNALRHGEGQVVVSARQDDQTVVVEVADGGAGVPDELAGHIFERGVSGGGSTGVGLALARALVDADGGRLELSTARPATFAVYLPVPKADDVVGVTWRSDLTPR; encoded by the coding sequence ATGCGCAGCCGCATCCTGCGGGCCATCCTGCTCGCCGTCGCCGTCACCGGGTTCGCGCTCGGCATCCCCCTCGGCTACACCGCGCTGCGGCTGGTCGAGGACGGGGCGCGCGGCGACCTGTCGGTGCGGGCGCAGCGGATCGCCGCGCTCATCGACGACCAGATCGCGACCGGACGGCCGATCGACCTCGCGCCGGTCGAGGTGGGTGTGCCGGAGGGCGGGCACCTGGTGGTGACGTCGTCGGGCGGGCGCAAGGAGCTGGGTCCCGCGCCGGGTGACGACCCGTTGACGGTCGAGGTGCCGATCGCGCAGCAGGGGACCGTGCGGCTGGAGGTGCCGTCGGGGCCGATGCACACGTCCCAGTACCAGGTCGCGGCGCTGGTCGTGCTGCTGGTGGTGCTGTCGGTGGGCACGGGGACCGTGGTCGCGACGGTGACCGCGCGCAGGCTGGCCGCCCCGCTGCGGCACGTGGCGGTGCGCGCGGCCCGGCTGGGCGCGGGTGACTTCCGGCGGGACGACCGGCGGCACGGGGTCGAGGAGCTGGACCTGGTGGCCGAGGCGCTGGACCGGTCCGCCGGCGCGTTGGCGTTGCTGGTGCAGCGGGAGCGGGAGCTGGTCGGTGACGTCTCGCACCAGCTGCGCAGCCGGCTGACGGCGTTGCAGCTGCGGTTGGAGGCCTTGGCGGAGCACCCGGAGGCCGAGACGGCGCTGGAGGCGCGGGCCGCGTTGGAGCAGGCCGAGCGGTTGGCGGAGGTGCTCAACGAGCTGCTGGCGGCGGCGCGGGCGGCGCGGGCGGTGGGCGCGGAACCGCTGGACCTGCGCTCCGAGCTGACCGCGATCGCCGAGGAGTGGCGGGAACCGTTGCGGGGCGGCGGTCGTGCGCTGCGGGTGCGGGTGCCGGAGGGGTTGCTGGCGCGGGCCACGCCGGCGCGGTTGCGGGAGGCCATCGGGGTGCTGCTGGACAACGCCCTGCGGCACGGCGAGGGCCAGGTGGTGGTGTCGGCGCGCCAGGACGACCAGACCGTGGTCGTCGAGGTCGCCGACGGCGGGGCCGGCGTGCCCGACGAGCTGGCCGGGCACATCTTCGAGCGCGGGGTGTCGGGCGGCGGGTCGACCGGGGTGGGCCTGGCACTGGCGCGGGCGCTGGTGGACGCGGACGGCGGGCGGCTCGAACTGTCCACCGCCCGGCCGGCGACCTTCGCCGTCTACCTGCCGGTGCCCAAGGCCGACGACGTGGTGGGCGTGACCTGGCGCTCCGACCTCACCCCTCGGTAG
- a CDS encoding PH domain-containing protein, with amino-acid sequence MAYPDDLLSPSEHVVLHKHPHWKTLVVPVLALVLVVAAAVTLAVLTDWGQVAWLVIGVLALAVVVWLTLVPVVRWRTTHFIVTSDRVMYREGVLKRTGLDIPHDRISSVRFEQSLPDRVLGCGTLIVESSSDEPLEFDDIPGVEKVHSLLYREINDNPDDDHQPGERVGDGRA; translated from the coding sequence GTGGCCTACCCGGACGACCTGCTCAGCCCCAGCGAGCACGTCGTGCTCCACAAGCACCCGCACTGGAAGACCCTGGTCGTCCCGGTCCTCGCCCTCGTCCTCGTGGTCGCGGCGGCGGTCACCCTGGCCGTGCTCACCGACTGGGGACAGGTCGCGTGGCTGGTCATCGGCGTCTTGGCGCTGGCCGTCGTCGTCTGGCTGACGTTGGTGCCGGTGGTCCGGTGGCGCACCACGCACTTCATCGTCACCAGCGACCGCGTGATGTACCGGGAAGGCGTCCTCAAGCGCACCGGGCTGGACATCCCGCACGACCGCATCAGCAGCGTCCGGTTCGAGCAGTCCCTGCCGGACCGGGTGCTCGGGTGCGGCACGCTGATCGTGGAGTCCTCGTCCGACGAGCCGCTGGAGTTCGACGACATCCCGGGCGTGGAGAAGGTGCACTCCCTGCTGTACCGGGAGATCAACGACAACCCGGACGACGATCACCAGCCGGGGGAGAGGGTCGGGGATGGGCGCGCGTGA
- a CDS encoding hydroxymethylglutaryl-CoA lyase, whose product MGAREVGLPDRVGGEGLPESVTIWEVGPRDGLQNESAVVPVGVKLEFLERLADAGGKVLEATSFVHPKWVPQLADAEELLAGLDRRGGVSYPVLVPNERGLDRALKASVDHIAIFASATETFARKNLNSSLDEQFAMFEPVVARARAEGLRVRGYVSMCFGDPWEGAVPREQVIGVGKRLLDMGCDQLSLGDTIGVATPGQVTALIRGFDRVDQLAVHFHDTYGQALSNTYAALLAGVRTVDSSAGGLGGCPYAESATGNLATEDLVWMLDGLGIAHGVDLDKLCDTSAWMAQRLGRPSPSRVVRALRG is encoded by the coding sequence ATGGGCGCGCGTGAGGTCGGTCTGCCGGACCGGGTCGGCGGCGAGGGCCTGCCGGAGAGCGTGACGATCTGGGAGGTCGGTCCCCGCGACGGCCTCCAGAACGAGAGCGCGGTCGTCCCGGTCGGGGTGAAGCTCGAGTTCCTCGAGCGGCTCGCGGACGCGGGCGGGAAGGTCCTGGAGGCCACCAGTTTCGTGCACCCGAAGTGGGTGCCGCAGCTGGCCGACGCCGAGGAGCTGCTGGCCGGCCTGGACCGCCGGGGCGGCGTCAGCTACCCCGTGCTGGTGCCCAACGAGCGCGGCCTGGACCGGGCGCTCAAGGCGAGCGTGGACCACATCGCGATCTTCGCCTCCGCCACCGAGACCTTCGCCCGCAAGAACCTCAACTCGTCGCTGGACGAGCAGTTCGCCATGTTCGAGCCGGTGGTGGCGCGGGCGCGGGCCGAGGGTCTTCGCGTACGCGGGTACGTGTCGATGTGCTTCGGCGACCCGTGGGAAGGGGCCGTGCCGCGCGAGCAGGTGATCGGTGTCGGCAAGCGGCTGCTGGACATGGGCTGCGACCAGCTCTCGCTGGGCGACACGATCGGCGTCGCCACGCCCGGCCAGGTCACGGCGCTGATCCGCGGCTTCGACCGGGTGGACCAGCTCGCCGTGCACTTCCACGACACCTACGGCCAGGCGCTGTCCAACACCTACGCGGCGCTGCTGGCGGGCGTGCGGACGGTGGACTCGTCGGCGGGCGGCCTGGGCGGCTGCCCCTACGCCGAGTCGGCGACCGGCAACCTGGCCACCGAGGACCTGGTGTGGATGCTCGACGGCCTGGGCATCGCGCACGGCGTGGACCTGGACAAGTTGTGCGACACCAGCGCGTGGATGGCTCAGCGGCTGGGTCGTCCCAGCCCGTCGCGGGTGGTGCGGGCGCTGCGCGGATGA